A region of Moorena producens PAL-8-15-08-1 DNA encodes the following proteins:
- a CDS encoding LptA/OstA family protein — protein sequence MKSDLKYTNRLRHNLGLRLFLPVTLVGAIALPTFLNIPQAQAQNKPSAADGSALTVRSDVQEANSKTGVVTARGNVQINYPARQIQATAAQAQYFSRERRLVLNGNVFVLQEGNSIQGETITYLIDEGRFVALPQQNQQVESIYIVTDSDSTTSPAPGLP from the coding sequence AATATACTAACCGATTAAGGCATAATCTAGGTCTAAGATTATTCTTGCCAGTTACCTTGGTAGGTGCGATCGCATTACCAACTTTCCTTAACATCCCCCAAGCACAAGCCCAAAATAAACCATCAGCTGCTGATGGAAGTGCCTTGACGGTTCGCTCTGATGTCCAGGAAGCTAACTCCAAAACTGGCGTAGTCACAGCCCGTGGCAATGTCCAAATTAACTATCCCGCTCGCCAAATACAAGCAACTGCAGCCCAAGCCCAATACTTTAGCCGTGAGCGCCGTCTGGTTCTCAATGGCAATGTTTTTGTGTTGCAGGAGGGCAATAGTATTCAGGGTGAAACCATTACCTATTTGATTGATGAAGGACGCTTTGTAGCCCTGCCTCAACAGAACCAACAGGTAGAATCAATTTACATCGTTACAGACTCCGACAGCACCACATCACCGGCTCCAGGGCTTCCCTAG